GAAAGTCCAGGCCATGCGTGTGCGCTGTCCGTTGTCCGCCGCGTTTGAGGCGTGCAGGGAGGATGGAATGAAAAGGGCCTTCATGGTCAGGTACCTTCCCCAGCTCGACAACAGGTATACGATGACAAAAAGCGACGGCTCCAGGGTGAACATTGAAGAGATAAAGTTCAGCGAGTATGCGGTGGTCGTCGTTAATACCGGGGCCCTTCCAATAGAAACGACCGCGAAGGCAAATGCAGGGGACGACAGGAAGCCGCACAGCGGGAATAAGGGATCAGGCCGCGAGGCGATCGCGGCGGTAACAAAAATGACACCCGAAGAGGCAGGACGTATTGAAGGCGGCATCATGGCGCTTCTCGTGGGCAGGCTTGCGGCGCCATATACCTCGTACGAGGAAATAAGCCACAGGCCAGCTGCCGAGAATCCGGGCACCTACCTGGGCAGGTATCATTATGTTTACATAAACCTCATCGAAATATGGTTCTATGACGCCAGGAGCGGCAAGGTCCTCAAGAAAATGCCACCCTCATGAATCCCTCCGGGCAGCCTAAGGTCAGGGCGTGAACTGCGCAGTTGTCAGTGAACAGCGGGGCTTACAGTTTCTTCACGGCATGCGCCATGCGCTCGAGGGCATCGATCAGGGTCTTTCTCGGACATGCAAAGTTGAGCCTGACAAATCCATCTCCGCCCTTTCCATATTCGGCCCCGTCATTGAGGGCCACTTTGCTCTCCTTGAGAAAAAAACGATAGGGGTTCCCCGGTATTCCCGATCCTCTGCAATCCAGCCAGGCGAGATAGGTAGCCTCCATACGGGTCATCGTGATGGAAGGCAAATAATCGCGCAGGTATTGGACCAGAAAATCCCTGTTCCCCTCAAGGTAGGTCAGGCACTGGTCCAACCATTCCTGACCGTCCCTGAAGGCTGAAAGTGCTGCGGCAAGGCCCATGATGTTTACATGGGGGATAAGGCCTTCACTGCCCTTTGACCAGGCTTTCCGAAGCGCGGGGTCCTTGATTATCGCAAAGGAGCACTTCAGGCCCGCCAGGTTGAACGTCTTGCTCGGCGACATGAAAGTGATGGTGCGGTCCGCCACCTCACCGCCAAGAGTTGCGATGGGTATATGGCGATTACCGGGAAACAGAAGATCACAGTGGATCTCATCGGCACAGATCAACACATTGCGGCCCATGCAGATATCTGCAAGCCGCTCCAGTTCATCCTTTCTGAAGACGCGGCCGACAGGGTTGTGCGGATTGCACAGCACAAAGATCCGCGTACCGTCGGTGATCGCCTTCTCGAACGCATCACAATCGATCTCGTAGGTGTCCCCCTTTTTTATCAACGGAGGGTCAATGACGGAACGGCCGCGGTTCACCGGATCGGCGATGAAATGTGAATAGACCGGCGGCTGGACCAGCACGGCCTCCCCGGGTTCCGCGAAAAGCTGAAATGCGAGATTGAGACCCGTGACAACCCCGGGTACAAAAACGATCTCTTCCCCGGGGACGTCCCATCCATAGAGCCTTTTCAGCCGCTCCCGGATGACGCTGATGAGTTCCTCCGTCGCCCCTCCATATCCAAAGACCCGGTGGTCCACCCGTTCATGCAGGGCCGCAACGACCGGTTCAGGGGAGACAAGATCCATATCAGCCACCCACAAGGGGAGAACGTCATCGCCGTATCTTCTCCACTTAATACTGTCGGTGCCCCTTCGCTCTACAACCTCATCAAAATCATATCTCATCTTATCGCCCCGGTATCCGCAGATCTGTTCATCTCGAACGGCACCATGTACCCACTCCCGGCACCGTTTAAAGGTTTTATTGACTCACTCTACCATTTTTCCATTATCTTTTGAAAGGCGGCAAGCGCGGGGAACGCAACACAATCAATCCTTCCATCGAGATCCGGCGCTACCGTTTGAACCATTTCGGATCGCTGAACCATTTCGTGGTCCTCTGTATGCGGTTGGTGTAGTTGGTCACGAATTGTCGTTTGAGCGTGCGCGTGATCCTGCGGAAATCATTGCCCTTCATAAGGTGGCCGATATCTTCGGGGTCCTTGAAGGTGATCTCAAGGATGATGTCGCAAAAACCGCCGAGCACCACGTTCCAGCAGTTCGTCACGGTGACGTAATCAATCTTTTGCATTGCAGGAACGTATTCATTGATAACGAAATCCTCATATTCATTCTTCATGTCCGGCCGGAGATCATAGTACTGGTTGAATTTCCAAACCCCCTTCTGGATGGGATATCTCCCTATCTTGATGGTGCCGTCGGGTTCGAGGACGGTGTTGTTGAAATTTGCCACGTATTTTTTCAGTCCCAGGGTAAGGTCCCTGAACCCTTTGCCTGTGATGATCCTCGAAATATCCTCGAGGCTTTCCGAAGAGAAGGCGGTGATCGTCCTCGGCCCGAACCCCACCTCGACGTAGTAACCCCCGACAGGGACAAAGCCGAGGGTTGTTATCTCGGCAAGGTATGTATCGTTGACGTAATTGGCATATTCCTGCTCCCTGTCTTCGATGACATCCCAGTATTGAATGAATAAAAGCGACATATGGCCTCCTCCTTTCTCTTCGGGATCCAAAGAAATCAATGAAGCCGCTGCCCGGGATCAATCCATTGCCTGGGAGATGGATCGATGCTAGCGGTTTTCGATCAGGTTCTTGCGGTACTGGATAAAGATGTCCCGCATGGATACGTAGGGGTCGACCGAGGCCTTCTTGAACGCCTCGTATTCCCCGAGGTGAAAAGATGTGCTGTTGATCTGCTCATGAGTGTAAAGGCCTACGCTCTCGTAGCTGAAGAACTCATCACCGATATACGTCTGCGGCCTCATCGTCCAGTCTACGAGAAAACCGAAACCGTCGCGGACACTCGAAGGGCCGACAAAGGGCAATACGAGATAGAAACCAAAGCCGACGCCGTACTTGCCCAGGGTCTGCCCGAAATCGGCATATCTCCCCCGCAGACCGAAGCACTCTTCCGCGCAGTTCCTTAATCCGCCGACGCCGATCGTCGAATTGATAAGAAAACTTGCCAGCTCCTTACCGGCGTAGCCGGGCTCGCCCTGGAGGAGATTGTTCACGATGCGGATAGGAGCCTTCAGGTTTGCGTAGAAACTGCTGAAAAGACCCCTGATCTCCCGGGGCAAAACATATTTGTAGCCTGTTGCAACGGGTTTCCATGCCCAGAAATAGAGCTTGTCGTTGAAGTGATACATCGCGATGTTAAAGGGCTTTATGGGATCGGCGATAACCTCCCGCGGTTCAGCTGAGGCCCCATCCTCAGTCGCCACGTCGCCGTATTCATCAGATGACGCCCCGGCACTTGCACTGGAAGGCGCCCTTTCGCCCACATCTTTCGCTGTCACATCGCCGTATTCATCAGATGATGGCGGCGTGATCCCGGCGGCAGGGGCGGCGGGTTCCTGCGGCTTGCTTTGTGCCATCCGAGGGTTTCCGGATGTTGTATTGCCAACCCCTTGAGCGGAAAGGGCAGGTTCGGAGAACGTGCTCTCGGGGGCCTTAAGATCCCTTACAGTGATCGGGCCGGTCTCTGAAACCTCCGATCCGGCATGGACCAACGGGCAGCAGAAAAAAAGGAGGAGCATGAGGAAGGGGAAGGCGGAGCGCTTCAAGGAAGCTCTTCTTCCGGCCTGCGGAGCACTGGGGTGATATACCATTACTTTCCAGCCCTTTTACGCAGCGTGTCTATCAGCGCCTGCGGTGGATTGTTTCCGAGAATCTCCCTGAACTGTGTACGGTAGTTGTTTACGAGGCTCACGCCCTCGATGACGACATCGTAGACCTTCCAGTTATTCTCCTTCTTTATGACCCTGTAGTTTATGGGCGTCCTGCCATTTCCCGACACCACCACGCTCTGCACTTCTATCGTGGTTTCCGAAAGCGGCATTTCCTTTACGAAGCTCACCTTCTGATCGGTGTAACCCGTGATCCTGTCAATATATGTGTTTCTGAGGAGCGCCTTGAAAAGTTCAACGAACTCCTTGCGCTGGTCCATGCTGAACTTGTTCCAGTTGAGTCCCAGGGTCCGCTTGGAAAGCTCTACATAGTCGAACAATTTATCGGCGGCGGCCTCGATCTTCTGCTCTTTGGCCTTCTTGCCCGACTCGCCTTTGAGCTTGGGGTCCCTGAGCACATCGAGAACACTGTTCACGTTCGTTGTTACTGTATCGAGTGCGGCTCCTCCAAATGCATGGAAAGGAGCCATGGATATGACGAATATCATTAAACCAACCAGTGCTTTTCTCAATTTGTCCTCCCTGATCATTTGGCGGGTTGCTCCCCGCCCTTGGCAGGCTCCTTGTTAACATCTCCGAAGGCGTACTTGCCGATAAGGTCCTCAATGTCCGCGGGCACCGAGGTCTGCGTGATCATGCCCCCGGGTTTCAGGGGCTGTCCTGATCCGCCTGGATCCACCTTTACGTATTTATCGCCTATGAGGCCCGCGCTCTTAATAGTGGCGGATGCGTCGTCGTAGATCACCGTATCCTTGCCGATCTTAATCCCCACCATCCCCATCTGTCTGTCCTGGTCGATGGTGAGGCTTGTCACGGTGCCCACCTGGATGCCGTATACCTCGACGGCGCTCCCCACCCTGAGACCCGTCACAGAGGTGAAGCGGGCAGACAGGGGATAGGTCTTGTCTCCGAAGAGCGACACCTTGCCAAGTTTCACGGTCATGTATCCGATACAGATAAGACCGATGACTATGAAGATGCCCACCGTTGTCTCTATGGAATATTTTTTCATTGCTCCTTACCTCCAAGGTCGCATCGGTGTGTCGAAATGATCTCCTGCTTTGCCCGACCCTTCTCAATCATCTCTTCAATGGTATCCTCGGGCGAGATCTCAATGACCCCGGCATGGATGTAGATGTCAAAACACGAAGCCGTGCCTGCGCTCGCCGATGCGATGTCCCTGATGTGATCTATGAACCCGCTCTCCAGGTCGCGTGAATATTCCACCACGAGTCTGCGTGCCTCATCTATGTTCTTGTGAGGGAAAATGGTCAGGATCTCATCCCTGCTGTGGCGCGCGGAGAACCCACCGATGCTGTCGAAATACCGGTTGGTATACTCCCCCAGGGTCTTGATGACCTCCACCGCCGCCTGTGCCCCCAGAGCCTCGTAGAGAATGTCGAGCCGGACGCTGAAAAGCGCCGCTGAAAAGTTCGTTTCCCTGGCCGTGGTTCCCAGCATGGCGGCATAGTGCACGTTGAAGGCCTCCCGTGAAAGCAGGCCCGTCAATTGGTCCTCGAAGCCTTCGAGGCTCCGCAGGAACTCGTCGATCATGGGGACTTTCTGTTTGATGGCCTCTTCGTAAGGCCCCTCGAAGCCCACGCTGCCCTCCCAGAGGATGATCACGCGGTCGGAGATGAAGAAAACGTCGGGTATGTCGTGGCTTATCATAACGGCGGTGAAGCCGTATTTCTTCCTGTAATGGATGATCATGCTCAGGATCATGTTCTTCCTGATGGGGTCCTGCCCCGTTGTCGGTTCGTCGAAAAGGACGATATCGGGGTCAGTGACGAGTGCGCGGGCCAGGGCAACGCGTTTCTGCATGCCTCCGGAGAGCTCCGACGGAAATTTATCCACAGCCTCCAGGAGCTCCAGGTCCTCTATCCTCTTCATTGCCCGTTTCTCTATCTCGCCCTTCGCCAGATCGGTCGTTTGACGCAGGGGAAACGCCACATTGTCGAGAACGGTCATCGAGTCAAGGAGGGCGTTGTTCTGGAAAAGATAGGCTATCCTGCGCCTGTGCCCTTCCCATTCGGCCTTTTTCATCGTGTTAACGGGTTTCCCCTGAAACAGTATCGTGCCTTCATCCGGTTTGAGGAGGCCTATGATATGCTTAAGAAGCACACTCTTGCCGGTGCCGCTCTTTCCGATGATGGTGGTGACCTGGTTGTCGTAAATGCTCAGATTGATGTTGTCGAGCACCGTTCTCCCGTCGAATCTCTTTGTAACGTTCCTGAATTCTATGAGAGGCGTGTCCATAATTGTCCTTACATCAGAAATGATGTCACCACGTAGTCGGAAACAAGGATCATCACGCAGGAGATCACAACTGCCGATACTGTGGCCTGTCCGACCGATTTTGCCCCGAATCCATCACTCCTCATGTGGCAGAAATAACCCTGAAAGCAGCAGATACAGGAGACAATGGCACCGAATACGAGGGCCTTTATGAAACCTCCCCGAATATCTACCATGCCTAATGAGGATTGCACTCGGTAAAAATATGTTCCCCCGTTGGTCCCCAGAAGAAGAACGCCGGTCAGGTAGCCCCCGATTATACCGACGAGATCGAAGAATGCCGTGAGAAGAGGAAAGCTGATGATCGAGGCCGCTATTCTCGGGCTGACCAGGTAGCGGACGGGGTCAACGCCCATCGTGTAGAGTGCATCGATCTGCTCTGAATTGCGCAGTATACCGATTTCCGCGGCCATCGCCGAACCGGCTCGTGCGGCTATCATGATGGCCGTCAGAACTGGTCCGAGCTCCCGCACCAGGGAAAGGGCGATGGCGGACCCCAGGGCGCCCACGGAACCAAACTTCACGAGGGTGTAGAAAAGCTGCAGGCCCAGCACCATGCCGGTAAAAAGGGCGACAAGCATCACGATAAGGGACGATTTCGCACCGATATAATAGGTCTGGTTCGTGATCTCCCGGATCTGCCTCGCCCGGAAGATGTTGATGAAGCCGAGAAAGAAGAAAACCGCCATGGCGCCGAAATCCCCGACGGCACCGATCGTCAGGCGGCCTATGGCGGAGAAAAAGGAGACAACGAGATTCGGCGTTTCTTTTTTTGCGTCCAGTTCTTTCATATCATCCACAGAAGTCCGAGCGGGACATGCCTTTTCTTTTGCCCCTTCGATGACAACCTGTTCAAGGCGCACCTGCAGGCGAGTATTCTTGCTCCCGTTCAGCCATTATAAGCAACGAAACTCCCGGTGTCAACTAATGCACAACCACCTCAAACCCATGTCCATCCTCCTCTTTGTCGGGGTTCTTCCGGGTGATATGGAGGTGCATCCTCAGCGAAGCGGAGCGATCGACGCGGCCCCGATCATTGCCTTTTCCCCTATCGCAGGGTAGGATAACCTCAGCGGGGCGGTAACGGCCACGATCGAAAGGAAGGCGAGTGTTATGAACCAAAACCGTTGCATGGTGTTGCTGGCAGTCTTGGCGGTGTCCATCTTTCTTTCCGGATGCGGCACACCGGTGCCTCCGGAGAAGACCCGGTATGTCGGTGAATGGCGGTCTCGGGAGATGTACCTGCTCATTACGGAGGACGGCTCCGTAAAATACAAACGCATACGCGGCGGCGTCTCGAAATCCATCTCCGGACCGCTTCGCGGGTTTGAAGGGGATAATTTCATCGTCGGACTCCCGTTCATTTCGACGACATTCGTTGTCTCCAGGGCACCCTACGAAGAGAACAGCCAATGGAAAATGGTCGTGGACGGAGTAACCCTGACCCGGGCATGGTGACAGTCCGGCGAGGTCAGGCTTTCCCTATATTCTTTTCTATGGTCTTCCAGAAGATCTCTTCCATGTCCGGGCCAAGCTGGAGGATACCTTCCTTTTCCATCGCTTTGACGCGCATGTCGTAGGTGTTTTCGAGCTGGGAAAGGATTTCGCCCACCTCCGGGGAAGCCTTCAATCTCTCTGTGATGATTTCGCGCTGGCGCAGGGCCTTCTCGAATTCCTCCTTGTCGATGGGGATGTTATAAAGCATGTTGAGAACCTCCATGAGCCTGACCTTGCCCACATGGTCCTCTTCCATCACCACGTATTGCGGCAGGGAAACGATGAAGACAACCGCATCGATGCCCGATTCAGCGGCTCTTTTCGTTATGAGGTTGGCAAAGGTGGACGGCCCCCGGTAGGTAATGGGCATTGCGCCCGCCATCCTCACATCCTGCAACGCTTTCTCGCCCATTCCATAGCCGCTGACGAGCAAAGGTCTCGTGTGGGGCACAACGTCGTACATGCTGCCCAGAAGAACATACTTGCTCGTCTTGAGGGCCTTGAGCACCCTGACGACGGAATCGACGTAGATATCGGCGTTGGCATGGGGCTCCAGGAGATCAAGAAGGACAAGGTCATTCTGCCCCTGCCTTCGGGCATAGTGGAGCGTCGTATTGGGAACAGAGAGATCATTGATGGCACCCTCGATGTCGATGGTGGGCCGGTACCGCGTAAAATCGTAAAAGCGCCCCGGCCTGGCAAGCTTTCCCAGTTCGAAAGCCGAGAACTGTCCCACGAGTTCCTTAAGGACCAGGCTGCCCACATTGTTGACGTCAATCCACGGCCGGAGTGTTGCCACCACGTAAGGTTCATTCAACTCCGGAACAGGATCAATAAGTTCAAACCCACCTATTCTCACAAGGAACCTCCAGTTCCCTAAAAGCTAATGCCCTTCGCCGCCTTATGTCAAGCAGAAGTGTGCATACGCAGACGGGCACACGGGTCGGCGGCCTATCTTCCTCCCGTGGACAACAGTCGGTTGGCTATGCCGGCTATTTCCATGGCGAAGGCGCCTTTCGGGCAGCGGGTTATGGCGGGGACGAGGTCTATGGCGCTTCGTTCGACGTCGGCATGGCGGCCTATGCTGCCCAGCAGTTTGACCTCCCTTGCAAGCCACCTCTTCGTCACGTTCTGTATCTTGCCGGCAACTTCCTCAGGACCCACCCCTTGGGGAACCCTGTTGACAATGAGGTAAGGGTTGAAGCCCCAGACCGCGTTCATTACCGTTGAGAGATACTGGGGGTGGTCGTCCCTGATGAAGGCAACGAGCTCATTGATCGTCTTTGCGTTTTGCCCGTCCTCCGACATGATGGACTCACGGATGTACTTCTCCAGGAGGACATCCTTCCCCTCGCCGGAACGGGACTCCATGCCCGTGAGCCGATTGAGCTTGCGATACATGGCAGCCTTCAGGAAGTGGTAGGCTCCGATATAGGACGCCGAATCGCGGGTGGTCACAACGATGCCGTGATCCGCCTGAAGGAAGAAATCGAGAATATTGTAGGACGTATCGCCCCCGAGATCGAGAACAACACAGTCCGCCTCTATGGCATTTATGGCCCTGATGAGCTTCATCTTCTTCATAAAATCTATATTTGCCGAGCCCAGTTCCGAACTATCGCCGCCGACAAGGATCGGCCCGTGGGGGCTCTGTATCATGACATCAGTAAGGGAGTTCACCCTCTTCTTCAGGAAATCGTTGATCGAACGCTGCAGGATGGACCGGTACCCGAGATACAGGTGGAGGTTGGAACCCCCCAGGTCGAGATCCACGAGGACGGTCTTCAGCCCCAGTGACGCCAGGTATATCCCGAGGTTGGCCGTAATGACGCTCTTGCCGATGCCCCCCTTGGCGCCCCCCACGGCGATGATCTTTCCGTGAGCAAGGACCGCGTCGTTCGCCGGATTCATCCCTTCCAGATAGTCGACGAGCACCTCGTAGGATTGTTGTATGGCAAGAAAGCGATCCGATGTCACATCCTTGACGACCGCGCCCGCCTTCATGTCAGGATGGTGTACCCTGGCGTTGCGATGATAGGCCCGTTTCACCATATCCACACTGAGCGTTTCCAGAAAACGATCACTCTTAGCCGCCGCCTCGGAGAACAGACACGCGCAAGCCGCCTTTATTTCCCGTACCTTATCCGTTTCCAGCCTGTTCACGATCATCTATCGGCATCCTCTAAGGGTAGTAAACATCGAAGTATGTTTTTGCAATATACGTACCGGAAGAGCAGGCGATGGATGATGGATTGGTGCAAAGTCAAAAAAAGGAGGCGCGTTGTTCTTTCTACTATAGCTTCTCGAGTTCGCTTCTTGCGATGTCGAGGAGAAAGTCTTCAGTCCTGTCCTGAAATGAAAGCACCTTATTGTATACGACTGCAGCTTTATCCTTGTTTCCCGTTTCCGCCAAAGCCTTGGCGTACCCGAGCATGTACGCGGCCAGTTTAGGGTCTTCAAGGGCAGCCGGGCGTTTCTCGAAGATCTCCTCATACATCGACAGGGCCTTTTTCGCATTCCCTGTCTCTTCGTAGGCATGGAGCAGCCGCTGTTTGGCATTCGGAATGATCGACGAATCAGGATAACGCTCGATGAGATGCTCCATGAGCTCTATGATCTTCCGGTAATCCGGACGCTCGCCTGCGTAAAGATAGAGGTTTGAGAGGCGCCACACGGATATCCGGGCCTTTTCGGTGTCAGGACATTCCTTGATGACACGGGTATGGAGGGTAATGAACGTCTCCAGGTCTCCCTTATCGGTCCCGATCATGACGGTGTAGAGTTCCCTGGCCAGTTTTTCCTGCTCCGCCGGGGAAAGCGTCGCTGCTCCCTCCGGCGCCCCTTTCCCGGCCTCTTCCCCCCGGGAGACAGCGCCCATGAAAAATACCAGGAAAACAAAAACGCTGACAAATGCCATCCCCGGCAGAAGAACCCTTTCGAATGCCCTCACCCGCCTGC
This portion of the Syntrophorhabdaceae bacterium genome encodes:
- a CDS encoding ATP-binding cassette domain-containing protein — translated: MDTPLIEFRNVTKRFDGRTVLDNINLSIYDNQVTTIIGKSGTGKSVLLKHIIGLLKPDEGTILFQGKPVNTMKKAEWEGHRRRIAYLFQNNALLDSMTVLDNVAFPLRQTTDLAKGEIEKRAMKRIEDLELLEAVDKFPSELSGGMQKRVALARALVTDPDIVLFDEPTTGQDPIRKNMILSMIIHYRKKYGFTAVMISHDIPDVFFISDRVIILWEGSVGFEGPYEEAIKQKVPMIDEFLRSLEGFEDQLTGLLSREAFNVHYAAMLGTTARETNFSAALFSVRLDILYEALGAQAAVEVIKTLGEYTNRYFDSIGGFSARHSRDEILTIFPHKNIDEARRLVVEYSRDLESGFIDHIRDIASASAGTASCFDIYIHAGVIEISPEDTIEEMIEKGRAKQEIISTHRCDLGGKEQ
- a CDS encoding ABC transporter permease — encoded protein: MKELDAKKETPNLVVSFFSAIGRLTIGAVGDFGAMAVFFFLGFINIFRARQIREITNQTYYIGAKSSLIVMLVALFTGMVLGLQLFYTLVKFGSVGALGSAIALSLVRELGPVLTAIMIAARAGSAMAAEIGILRNSEQIDALYTMGVDPVRYLVSPRIAASIISFPLLTAFFDLVGIIGGYLTGVLLLGTNGGTYFYRVQSSLGMVDIRGGFIKALVFGAIVSCICCFQGYFCHMRSDGFGAKSVGQATVSAVVISCVMILVSDYVVTSFLM
- a CDS encoding P-loop NTPase — encoded protein: MIVNRLETDKVREIKAACACLFSEAAAKSDRFLETLSVDMVKRAYHRNARVHHPDMKAGAVVKDVTSDRFLAIQQSYEVLVDYLEGMNPANDAVLAHGKIIAVGGAKGGIGKSVITANLGIYLASLGLKTVLVDLDLGGSNLHLYLGYRSILQRSINDFLKKRVNSLTDVMIQSPHGPILVGGDSSELGSANIDFMKKMKLIRAINAIEADCVVLDLGGDTSYNILDFFLQADHGIVVTTRDSASYIGAYHFLKAAMYRKLNRLTGMESRSGEGKDVLLEKYIRESIMSEDGQNAKTINELVAFIRDDHPQYLSTVMNAVWGFNPYLIVNRVPQGVGPEEVAGKIQNVTKRWLAREVKLLGSIGRHADVERSAIDLVPAITRCPKGAFAMEIAGIANRLLSTGGR
- a CDS encoding pyridoxal phosphate-dependent aminotransferase yields the protein MRYDFDEVVERRGTDSIKWRRYGDDVLPLWVADMDLVSPEPVVAALHERVDHRVFGYGGATEELISVIRERLKRLYGWDVPGEEIVFVPGVVTGLNLAFQLFAEPGEAVLVQPPVYSHFIADPVNRGRSVIDPPLIKKGDTYEIDCDAFEKAITDGTRIFVLCNPHNPVGRVFRKDELERLADICMGRNVLICADEIHCDLLFPGNRHIPIATLGGEVADRTITFMSPSKTFNLAGLKCSFAIIKDPALRKAWSKGSEGLIPHVNIMGLAAALSAFRDGQEWLDQCLTYLEGNRDFLVQYLRDYLPSITMTRMEATYLAWLDCRGSGIPGNPYRFFLKESKVALNDGAEYGKGGDGFVRLNFACPRKTLIDALERMAHAVKKL
- a CDS encoding ABC transporter substrate-binding protein; its protein translation is MRKALVGLMIFVISMAPFHAFGGAALDTVTTNVNSVLDVLRDPKLKGESGKKAKEQKIEAAADKLFDYVELSKRTLGLNWNKFSMDQRKEFVELFKALLRNTYIDRITGYTDQKVSFVKEMPLSETTIEVQSVVVSGNGRTPINYRVIKKENNWKVYDVVIEGVSLVNNYRTQFREILGNNPPQALIDTLRKRAGK
- a CDS encoding VacJ family lipoprotein, whose product is MAQSKPQEPAAPAAGITPPSSDEYGDVTAKDVGERAPSSASAGASSDEYGDVATEDGASAEPREVIADPIKPFNIAMYHFNDKLYFWAWKPVATGYKYVLPREIRGLFSSFYANLKAPIRIVNNLLQGEPGYAGKELASFLINSTIGVGGLRNCAEECFGLRGRYADFGQTLGKYGVGFGFYLVLPFVGPSSVRDGFGFLVDWTMRPQTYIGDEFFSYESVGLYTHEQINSTSFHLGEYEAFKKASVDPYVSMRDIFIQYRKNLIENR
- a CDS encoding outer membrane lipid asymmetry maintenance protein MlaD; the protein is MKKYSIETTVGIFIVIGLICIGYMTVKLGKVSLFGDKTYPLSARFTSVTGLRVGSAVEVYGIQVGTVTSLTIDQDRQMGMVGIKIGKDTVIYDDASATIKSAGLIGDKYVKVDPGGSGQPLKPGGMITQTSVPADIEDLIGKYAFGDVNKEPAKGGEQPAK
- a CDS encoding PAC2 family protein, yielding MRIGGFELIDPVPELNEPYVVATLRPWIDVNNVGSLVLKELVGQFSAFELGKLARPGRFYDFTRYRPTIDIEGAINDLSVPNTTLHYARRQGQNDLVLLDLLEPHANADIYVDSVVRVLKALKTSKYVLLGSMYDVVPHTRPLLVSGYGMGEKALQDVRMAGAMPITYRGPSTFANLITKRAAESGIDAVVFIVSLPQYVVMEEDHVGKVRLMEVLNMLYNIPIDKEEFEKALRQREIITERLKASPEVGEILSQLENTYDMRVKAMEKEGILQLGPDMEEIFWKTIEKNIGKA